One genomic segment of Pseudomonas sp. RU47 includes these proteins:
- a CDS encoding MFS transporter — protein MRRGARCAVRSPEVFMSPRLLAMALAPLLGLFIVALGNGFLSSLTTLRLDAAGASTTMIGVVSSAYFIGLTLGAVFNDRLILRIGHIRAYGSFASLIAVTILLQGLFYDTWGWFALRLINGWATVGVFLVIESWLLLAGDAKIRGRLLALYMIVLYGAGVLGQATLGKITGLSDSAPFMVAGMLASLSVLPIVILPRVSPLLDQVEPLKPRQLLGVTPTGLVGCFGSGVTIAAIYTLLPLYLQRSGLNVGEVGSMMAWTILGAMLLQYPVGRWSDRKDRLQVLTILTVACTVLSLVIVLVPLSSTMLAVTLFLLGGGVFALYPVAVSHAADRAPAEALVPMIQGLLLINSLGSAISPMMISPVMNSFGANGLFWVFALVNLCMVTFFLWRRGKRPVPANPAPFAAAATFSPTGAELRVTEDLRQAVQEHPPMVDALSGEPSPQCETR, from the coding sequence ATGCGCAGAGGCGCACGTTGCGCTGTTCGATCTCCAGAGGTTTTTATGTCTCCGCGTTTGCTGGCCATGGCGCTGGCGCCCCTGCTCGGGCTGTTCATTGTTGCGCTGGGCAACGGCTTTCTGTCTTCCCTGACCACCCTTCGACTGGACGCTGCCGGTGCGTCGACCACGATGATCGGTGTCGTTTCATCGGCCTACTTTATCGGTCTGACCCTGGGTGCGGTGTTCAATGACCGCTTGATTCTGCGCATCGGCCATATCCGCGCCTACGGCAGCTTTGCCTCGCTGATCGCCGTGACCATTCTGCTGCAGGGATTGTTCTATGACACCTGGGGCTGGTTCGCCCTGCGCCTGATCAACGGCTGGGCCACGGTCGGCGTGTTTCTGGTGATCGAAAGCTGGCTGCTGCTGGCGGGCGACGCGAAGATTCGCGGGCGCTTGCTCGCGTTGTACATGATCGTCTTGTACGGCGCCGGTGTGCTGGGCCAGGCAACGCTGGGCAAAATCACTGGTTTGAGCGACAGCGCTCCGTTCATGGTCGCCGGCATGCTCGCCTCGTTGTCGGTGTTGCCGATCGTGATCCTGCCACGCGTGTCGCCGCTGCTGGATCAGGTTGAACCGCTCAAGCCTCGGCAACTATTGGGCGTGACGCCGACCGGGCTGGTCGGCTGTTTCGGCTCGGGTGTGACCATCGCGGCGATTTACACCTTGCTGCCGCTGTATCTGCAACGCAGCGGCCTGAATGTCGGTGAGGTCGGCAGCATGATGGCCTGGACGATTCTTGGTGCGATGCTTTTGCAATACCCGGTCGGACGCTGGTCTGATCGCAAGGATCGCTTGCAGGTGCTGACCATTCTGACGGTGGCGTGCACGGTATTGTCGCTGGTGATCGTCCTGGTACCGTTGTCCTCGACGATGCTCGCGGTGACGTTGTTTCTGCTCGGTGGCGGCGTATTCGCGCTGTACCCGGTTGCCGTCAGCCATGCCGCCGACCGTGCCCCGGCCGAAGCCTTGGTGCCGATGATTCAGGGCTTGCTGCTGATCAACTCGCTGGGCTCGGCGATCAGCCCGATGATGATTTCGCCGGTGATGAATTCGTTCGGTGCCAATGGTCTGTTCTGGGTGTTTGCGCTGGTCAATCTGTGCATGGTCACCTTCTTCCTGTGGCGCCGTGGCAAACGCCCGGTTCCGGCCAATCCCGCGCCGTTTGCAGCGGCAGCCACGTTCTCGCCGACAGGTGCGGAGCTGCGGGTGACTGAAGATCTGCGTCAAGCGGTGCAGGAGCATCCGCCGATGGTGGATGCATTGAGCGGCGAGCCTTCGCCGCAATGTGAGACGCGCTAA
- a CDS encoding helix-turn-helix domain-containing protein: MTMNTSLSTTPGADAQAVSLAVARTLKQARKAQKITLDELSRRSGVSKGMVVEIEKCTANPSIGILCKIAAALGLSVADIVNVTEAPSAHIIESQDIPTLWTGDLGGTARLLAGTSGPNMIELWRWEMHPGESFASPGHPQGTLELFHVEKGTLKCMIGETELIIPAGSSAVAKTDVPHSYSNAGRSRLVFTMSVTEIHQ, from the coding sequence ATGACCATGAATACCAGCTTGTCGACTACCCCAGGTGCTGATGCTCAAGCCGTCAGCCTGGCCGTCGCACGCACACTCAAACAAGCCCGCAAGGCACAGAAAATCACGCTGGACGAGCTTTCTCGGCGCTCAGGCGTGAGCAAAGGAATGGTCGTCGAAATAGAAAAATGCACCGCGAATCCCAGTATCGGCATTCTTTGCAAAATCGCCGCCGCGCTGGGCCTGTCGGTTGCCGACATCGTCAATGTGACCGAGGCCCCCTCTGCCCATATCATCGAAAGCCAGGATATCCCCACGCTCTGGACCGGTGACCTTGGAGGCACTGCGCGACTTCTTGCAGGAACGTCCGGCCCGAACATGATCGAGTTATGGCGCTGGGAAATGCATCCTGGTGAATCGTTCGCTTCACCGGGGCACCCTCAAGGCACGCTTGAACTGTTCCATGTAGAGAAAGGCACGTTGAAATGCATGATCGGGGAAACAGAGCTGATCATTCCTGCCGGGAGTTCGGCAGTGGCGAAAACTGATGTGCCTCACTCCTATTCCAACGCGGGCAGATCCAGGTTGGTGTTCACCATGTCCGTGACCGAGATACATCAGTAG
- a CDS encoding aminotransferase class V-fold PLP-dependent enzyme has protein sequence MSKLYPSIDPEGLVEYSVVYTDRSLNHMSQSFQGVMKNISTTLKQVYNAEAVAVVPGSGTFGMEAVARQFATGQQCLVIRNGWFSYRWSQILEMGNIPAATTVLKARPIETGRQAAYAPPPLDEVLAAIAAQKPKVVFAPHVETSSGILLPDEYLRAVGDAVHAVGGLFVLDCIASGTIWVDMHKCAVDLLISAPQKGWSASPCCALVMFSAAALERIEQTQSSSFACDLKKWLQIMQAYEQGGHAYHATMPSDSLARFNDVMKETQAYGFDKVRDEQQALGDRVRALLIDRGFKSVAAAGFQAPGVVVSYTDDADIKNGKKFAQHGLQIAAGVPLQCDEPADFQTFRLGLFGLEKLQNIERTVSLLEQALDEVRVG, from the coding sequence ATGTCCAAGCTTTATCCGAGCATCGATCCCGAGGGATTGGTCGAGTACTCAGTGGTCTACACCGACCGCTCGCTGAACCACATGTCGCAGTCCTTTCAAGGCGTGATGAAGAACATTTCCACGACCCTGAAACAGGTCTACAACGCCGAAGCGGTGGCGGTGGTTCCAGGCAGCGGCACTTTCGGCATGGAAGCGGTGGCGCGACAGTTCGCCACCGGCCAGCAATGCCTGGTGATACGCAACGGCTGGTTCAGTTATCGCTGGAGCCAGATTCTGGAGATGGGCAATATCCCGGCGGCTACCACGGTGCTCAAAGCCCGGCCGATCGAGACGGGGCGCCAGGCGGCCTACGCCCCGCCGCCGCTGGACGAAGTGCTGGCCGCCATTGCCGCGCAGAAGCCGAAAGTGGTCTTCGCGCCCCACGTTGAAACCTCATCCGGGATCCTCCTGCCCGACGAGTACCTGCGAGCCGTTGGCGACGCCGTGCATGCGGTGGGTGGTCTGTTTGTGCTGGACTGCATTGCCTCCGGCACCATTTGGGTGGATATGCACAAATGCGCCGTCGACCTGCTGATCAGCGCTCCGCAGAAAGGCTGGAGCGCCTCCCCTTGCTGCGCCCTGGTGATGTTCAGTGCTGCGGCGCTCGAGCGTATCGAACAGACGCAAAGCAGCAGCTTCGCCTGCGACCTGAAAAAGTGGCTGCAAATCATGCAGGCCTACGAACAAGGCGGACATGCCTACCATGCGACCATGCCCAGCGATTCCCTTGCACGCTTTAATGACGTGATGAAAGAGACGCAAGCGTACGGGTTCGACAAGGTTCGCGACGAGCAACAGGCGCTGGGCGATCGGGTGCGTGCGTTGTTGATCGACAGGGGTTTCAAAAGCGTGGCCGCTGCGGGCTTTCAGGCACCCGGAGTCGTGGTGAGCTACACCGATGATGCCGACATCAAGAACGGCAAGAAATTTGCCCAGCACGGCTTGCAGATCGCTGCCGGCGTGCCGTTGCAATGCGATGAGCCGGCCGACTTCCAGACCTTCCGCCTCGGCCTGTTCGGCCTGGAGAAGCTGCAGAATATCGAGCGCACGGTCAGCCTGCTGGAGCAGGCACTGGATGAGGTGAGGGTTGGCTAA
- a CDS encoding LysR substrate-binding domain-containing protein produces the protein MSSSGDAPATLPPLKAIQAFEQTARFGNVSRAAELLDLTPSAVSHQLAKLEAMIGRQLFLRTARGVTLTPVGEQYLTEVSGILHSLAVATERAASDVSLDCLRLHSSPSFGLLWLMPRLEQFRQSHPDIQLNLSCSYESLHFSRDKIDVDIRHGMPNWPSFEVRTVRNEKIAVLASPKLLQQRPIRTVADLLDCNLILSEATLIKWPQLFAQHGLSRPEKPYSLSFDRSYMTLEAASHGLGFALESTLLAQDYLARGALVEVAPGLSAPITAHHLVFPRAHAGFPRVRRFLEWMQNELGHDFNY, from the coding sequence ATGAGTTCATCTGGCGATGCACCTGCGACCCTGCCACCCCTGAAAGCCATTCAGGCCTTTGAGCAAACGGCGCGCTTCGGCAACGTTTCCCGCGCCGCCGAATTGCTGGACTTGACCCCGTCAGCGGTCAGTCACCAGTTGGCCAAGCTGGAGGCGATGATCGGGCGTCAGCTATTTCTCAGAACAGCCAGAGGCGTGACACTGACTCCAGTGGGCGAGCAATACCTGACTGAAGTGTCCGGCATCCTGCACAGCCTGGCGGTGGCGACAGAGCGTGCCGCCAGCGATGTCAGCCTCGATTGCCTGCGGTTGCACTCGTCGCCCAGCTTCGGGCTGCTGTGGCTGATGCCGCGGCTGGAACAGTTCCGCCAGAGTCATCCCGACATCCAGCTCAATCTGTCGTGTTCTTACGAATCACTGCATTTCAGTCGCGACAAGATCGATGTCGACATCCGTCACGGCATGCCCAATTGGCCAAGTTTCGAAGTCCGTACGGTGCGCAATGAAAAGATCGCGGTTCTGGCGTCACCGAAACTGCTGCAGCAGCGCCCGATCCGCACAGTCGCGGATCTGCTCGACTGCAATCTGATCCTGTCGGAAGCGACGCTGATCAAGTGGCCGCAGCTGTTTGCTCAACATGGCCTGTCGCGCCCTGAAAAACCCTATTCACTCAGCTTTGACCGCTCCTACATGACATTGGAGGCAGCCAGCCACGGTCTTGGGTTTGCGTTGGAAAGCACGCTGCTCGCGCAGGATTATCTGGCGCGTGGTGCTTTAGTCGAGGTAGCGCCGGGGCTGAGTGCCCCGATCACCGCACACCACCTGGTGTTCCCGAGAGCGCACGCCGGTTTTCCGCGGGTCAGGCGATTTCTGGAGTGGATGCAGAATGAGCTGGGGCACGACTTCAACTACTGA
- a CDS encoding aromatic ring-hydroxylating dioxygenase subunit alpha: MLTNLWYVVVPSSLLTDGLMPVQLLGQPFVAFRDDAGVAHVLSDICVHRGGSLSAGSKVGNNVQCPYHGWRFGADGVCTQIPAQPDLRIPAKARVDAYPTLERYGWIWAFLGDLPESERPPLPTLDWVDDPAIRVVSGHFDWQASWDRIIENGLDFAHAPFVHGSTFGDPDHPEIESFEVESDAWSGSAQMLMRRPARKGLLRRKSSTEFVSVATVPGFHLSGPCTTLELELPNGWRIYIVSAHVPIDANRTRTWWMMGRTFLRSRLLDRRFIASNIRIFEQDHAVLKNVRPERVPDSFQQEVSLKSDALQIAFRRDVQALELRGWRIDEDRLARTFTGRKACAIPSPERRQIRAWAIEPIPLVDITHESE; encoded by the coding sequence ATGCTCACAAACCTCTGGTATGTCGTTGTCCCATCGTCACTGCTGACTGATGGACTGATGCCGGTTCAATTGCTCGGACAGCCTTTCGTAGCGTTCCGCGATGATGCGGGCGTCGCGCACGTGCTTTCGGATATCTGCGTGCATCGCGGCGGCTCGCTGTCCGCCGGCAGCAAAGTGGGCAACAACGTGCAGTGTCCCTATCACGGCTGGCGGTTTGGCGCTGATGGCGTCTGCACGCAGATACCGGCGCAGCCCGACCTGCGCATTCCCGCCAAGGCCCGCGTCGATGCGTACCCGACGCTGGAGCGATACGGTTGGATCTGGGCATTTTTAGGTGATCTGCCTGAGTCCGAACGTCCACCCTTGCCCACGCTCGACTGGGTCGACGATCCCGCCATCCGCGTGGTCTCGGGTCACTTTGACTGGCAGGCCAGTTGGGACCGGATTATTGAAAACGGTCTGGATTTCGCGCACGCACCGTTTGTCCATGGCTCAACCTTCGGCGATCCGGATCATCCCGAGATTGAATCATTCGAGGTCGAAAGCGATGCGTGGAGCGGCAGCGCCCAAATGCTTATGCGCAGGCCGGCACGCAAAGGGCTGCTGCGGCGTAAATCTTCCACCGAGTTTGTCAGCGTCGCCACTGTTCCGGGGTTTCACCTCTCGGGTCCGTGCACCACGCTTGAGCTTGAGTTGCCGAATGGCTGGCGAATCTACATCGTCTCCGCGCATGTTCCGATTGACGCCAATCGCACGCGCACCTGGTGGATGATGGGTAGAACGTTCCTGCGCTCGCGACTGCTGGATCGCAGATTCATTGCGAGCAATATCCGCATCTTCGAACAAGATCACGCTGTGTTGAAAAACGTCCGGCCGGAGCGTGTGCCGGATTCTTTCCAGCAGGAGGTTTCGTTGAAATCCGATGCGCTGCAGATTGCCTTTCGCCGAGACGTGCAGGCACTGGAGTTGCGCGGTTGGCGGATCGATGAAGACCGCCTCGCTCGAACCTTCACCGGACGCAAGGCTTGCGCGATACCCAGCCCTGAACGTCGTCAGATTCGCGCTTGGGCGATCGAGCCGATTCCGCTCGTGGATATCACACACGAATCTGAATAG
- a CDS encoding B3/B4 domain-containing protein yields the protein MLSVLPLIDPAVAELAPGFRALSIVVEAAPLTRPEVARAALDHACKAVQAGGPSWGDAHLAAWADAFRKFGAKPQRTPCSAEALRKRVLRDGTLPSLDPIVDLYNAISIEYAIPVGGENIEAYAGAPHLVVANGSEPFDTMKEGVPAVEYPDAGEVVWRDDKGVTCRRWNWRQGVRTRLGADAQNMWFILESLPAMPLEALTEAGDKLIAGLQQMMPGVQIESSLIGPGAK from the coding sequence ATGCTGTCCGTACTGCCGTTGATCGATCCAGCCGTTGCAGAACTGGCTCCGGGGTTCCGGGCCCTGAGCATTGTGGTGGAAGCTGCACCACTCACCCGTCCTGAAGTTGCCCGGGCCGCCCTGGATCACGCTTGCAAGGCTGTGCAGGCGGGTGGTCCAAGCTGGGGAGACGCTCACCTTGCCGCCTGGGCCGACGCCTTCAGAAAGTTCGGGGCCAAGCCACAGCGCACGCCTTGTTCAGCCGAAGCGTTGCGTAAAAGGGTTTTACGTGACGGGACCTTGCCGAGCCTCGATCCCATCGTCGATCTCTACAACGCCATCAGCATCGAGTACGCCATTCCGGTAGGCGGGGAAAATATAGAGGCTTATGCAGGCGCTCCGCATCTTGTCGTCGCCAATGGCAGCGAGCCCTTTGACACGATGAAAGAGGGCGTTCCCGCTGTCGAGTATCCAGATGCCGGCGAAGTGGTCTGGCGCGATGACAAAGGCGTGACCTGCCGCCGCTGGAATTGGCGGCAAGGTGTCAGAACCCGCCTTGGGGCCGATGCGCAGAACATGTGGTTCATTCTCGAGAGTTTGCCAGCGATGCCGCTTGAAGCCTTGACTGAAGCAGGGGACAAGCTGATCGCAGGTTTGCAGCAAATGATGCCCGGCGTGCAGATTGAAAGCTCGCTGATTGGTCCCGGGGCCAAATAG
- a CDS encoding dTMP kinase gives MKLPLFISLDGPKGTGKTTLLEAVTAALRADKHKVIRLCERKSDPYRGETMALVNQLARHPSRELEWAVCQRLADSRRWISERVLPKQPLDSIILIDRWYPSDAAFRHSVPFAEILQLNIKRGVRVPDLHVGVVTAPDISWARATARSRGLGGTVIQKHAEHVVCSEMFEQAVADHGWVLCRNEGTIEAATTQVVAEIYKVLG, from the coding sequence ATGAAGCTGCCGCTGTTTATTTCTCTGGACGGGCCCAAGGGCACCGGCAAAACCACATTGCTGGAGGCCGTTACCGCAGCGCTGCGGGCAGACAAGCACAAAGTCATCCGCCTGTGCGAGAGAAAGAGCGATCCGTACCGCGGCGAAACCATGGCCCTGGTCAACCAGCTCGCCAGACATCCCTCGCGGGAGTTGGAGTGGGCAGTGTGTCAGCGCCTCGCGGATAGCCGTCGCTGGATTTCTGAGCGGGTGCTGCCCAAACAGCCGCTGGACAGCATCATCCTGATCGACCGCTGGTATCCGTCGGACGCCGCATTTCGCCATAGCGTGCCGTTTGCCGAGATTCTGCAGTTGAACATCAAGCGAGGCGTGCGCGTGCCGGATCTGCATGTCGGCGTTGTCACTGCGCCGGATATTTCATGGGCGAGGGCGACGGCCCGATCACGAGGGCTCGGCGGCACGGTGATCCAGAAACACGCCGAGCACGTCGTGTGTAGCGAGATGTTCGAGCAGGCGGTTGCCGATCACGGCTGGGTGTTGTGCCGTAACGAAGGAACCATCGAAGCCGCAACGACTCAGGTCGTTGCAGAGATCTATAAAGTGCTTGGCTGA
- a CDS encoding ZIP family metal transporter: protein MPEPLTSSAAPARSWFARFSRSGWGGRVFWSILIGVTIFLLISGYGAFVGANKQNLYFAFIGGMTGSAATAMGAVVAIALRDIAARTQDIMLGFAAGMMLAASSFSLILPGIEAAQALCGNPLLAACVVVAGLGLGVALMVGLDRFVPHEHEKSGRRGPDAQRINRVWLFVLAITLHNLPEGMAIGVSFANGDMKVGLPLTTAIAIQDIPEGLAVALALRVTGISALRAALIAVGSGLMEPIGAIVGLGISSSFALGYPIALGLAAGAMIFVVSHEVIPETHRNGHETPATLGLMLGFGVMMFLDTALG, encoded by the coding sequence ATGCCCGAGCCGTTGACCTCATCAGCCGCACCAGCACGCTCCTGGTTCGCTCGTTTCTCAAGGTCTGGATGGGGCGGGCGCGTCTTCTGGTCAATTCTGATCGGGGTGACAATCTTCCTGCTGATCAGCGGGTATGGCGCCTTCGTCGGGGCCAACAAACAGAATCTGTACTTCGCCTTTATCGGTGGCATGACCGGCTCCGCTGCGACGGCAATGGGCGCTGTCGTAGCGATCGCGTTACGAGACATCGCCGCCCGAACCCAAGACATCATGCTCGGCTTTGCCGCCGGGATGATGCTGGCCGCCAGTTCGTTTTCGCTGATTCTGCCGGGCATAGAAGCGGCTCAGGCGCTTTGCGGTAACCCGTTACTCGCGGCCTGCGTCGTCGTTGCAGGATTGGGATTGGGCGTTGCGCTGATGGTCGGCCTTGATCGTTTCGTGCCTCACGAACACGAGAAAAGCGGACGCCGTGGGCCGGACGCGCAGCGCATCAATCGTGTCTGGCTGTTCGTCCTGGCAATCACATTGCATAACCTGCCGGAAGGCATGGCCATTGGCGTGAGCTTCGCCAACGGCGATATGAAGGTGGGACTGCCGTTGACTACCGCCATCGCCATTCAAGACATTCCTGAAGGTCTGGCAGTCGCCCTGGCATTACGCGTGACAGGCATCTCAGCACTTCGCGCCGCGCTTATTGCGGTGGGCTCAGGGTTGATGGAACCGATTGGCGCCATTGTTGGACTGGGTATTTCCAGCAGCTTTGCGTTGGGATATCCCATTGCGCTCGGTTTGGCCGCCGGGGCGATGATTTTTGTTGTCTCCCATGAGGTCATTCCCGAGACTCATCGCAACGGGCATGAGACCCCGGCGACCTTGGGGCTGATGCTCGGTTTTGGGGTGATGATGTTCCTCGATACGGCTTTGGGTTAA
- a CDS encoding alkene reductase has translation MTRRLFQPLALGPYTLAHRVAMAPLTRSRAGQPGDVPTPMNAEYYRQRASAALIITEATQISRQAQGYAWTPGIYSPEQVEAWRDVSAAVHEAGGLIFMQLWHVGRVSHPSFQPDAGLPVAPSALPVPGKTFIVDENGNGVWGDVPVPRALETAEIAGIVEDYRVAARNALQAGMDGVEIHAGNGYLLDQFLNSNSNQRDDAYGGSVENRARFLLEVVAAVAEEVGAERVGVRLTPMGRFMGMGDDTPEATFGHLVEALNQWNLAYLHLVEPAMVGTVKDENFDPRWDAIIAQLRKTWNGVLILAGGYDAQSAEQALIADRADIIAFGRPFLANPDLPRRLHDGLALNAPDPSSFFGGDQRGYIDYPFHA, from the coding sequence ATGACCCGTCGTCTGTTCCAACCCCTCGCACTCGGTCCTTACACCCTTGCCCATCGCGTGGCGATGGCGCCGTTAACGCGCTCACGCGCCGGCCAACCGGGCGATGTGCCAACACCGATGAACGCCGAGTACTACCGCCAACGGGCCAGTGCAGCTCTGATCATCACTGAGGCCACGCAAATCTCCCGGCAGGCTCAGGGTTACGCCTGGACGCCGGGCATCTACAGCCCTGAGCAAGTTGAGGCGTGGCGTGACGTCAGCGCCGCGGTGCATGAGGCCGGCGGGTTGATCTTCATGCAACTGTGGCACGTCGGCCGGGTTTCCCATCCGAGCTTTCAACCCGATGCCGGCCTGCCCGTTGCGCCCAGCGCGCTGCCGGTGCCTGGCAAGACGTTTATCGTCGACGAAAACGGTAACGGAGTCTGGGGAGATGTACCGGTGCCGCGCGCGCTGGAAACCGCGGAAATCGCCGGCATCGTCGAGGACTACCGCGTGGCCGCGCGCAACGCATTGCAGGCGGGCATGGACGGTGTAGAAATTCATGCCGGCAACGGTTACTTGCTCGATCAGTTTCTTAACAGCAACAGCAATCAGCGTGACGATGCCTATGGCGGCAGCGTGGAGAATCGTGCGCGGTTTCTGCTGGAAGTGGTCGCGGCCGTGGCTGAAGAAGTCGGCGCCGAGCGGGTCGGCGTACGCCTGACACCGATGGGCCGCTTCATGGGCATGGGCGATGACACCCCCGAGGCCACCTTCGGCCACCTCGTCGAAGCGCTCAACCAATGGAATCTGGCCTACCTGCATCTGGTCGAGCCAGCGATGGTCGGCACAGTCAAAGATGAGAACTTCGACCCGCGCTGGGACGCGATCATTGCCCAGTTGCGCAAAACGTGGAACGGCGTGCTGATTCTGGCTGGCGGCTATGACGCGCAATCTGCCGAACAGGCACTGATTGCCGATCGTGCCGACATCATCGCTTTTGGCCGGCCGTTCCTGGCCAACCCGGATCTGCCGCGTCGGCTGCACGATGGTCTGGCGCTCAACGCGCCGGATCCGAGCAGCTTTTTCGGTGGGGATCAGCGTGGGTACATCGATTATCCATTTCATGCCTGA
- a CDS encoding EamA family transporter: MPRPTATQTVPPPYPRYLAVIILLCMGCAFAGNHVAARVAFDDGAGVLLAILMRSGGTLLVLAILVLWQRQSLRLPAGAWRWQLLLGLLITAQSLCLYSAVARVPVALALLVANVFPILLALLTWALGGPRPSARTATLMGLILLGLVFVLDVPGRLSTATDVSAQWLTGVALAFCAASVFACALWITDHKLSQVRGSVRSLLTIFIVFSSVNLAGLTGVLPGGLNLPATSTGWLALATLVVLYGTGFIVLFISVPRLDMPRNAPVMNIEPLATLLMGWIVLDQMLSNGQILGGVIVVTGIVLLTYRKSVVKAEVKASA; this comes from the coding sequence ATGCCTCGCCCTACCGCTACGCAAACCGTACCGCCGCCCTACCCCCGTTACCTGGCCGTGATCATTCTGTTGTGCATGGGCTGTGCGTTTGCCGGCAATCATGTGGCGGCGCGAGTCGCCTTTGATGATGGTGCGGGTGTGCTGCTGGCGATTTTGATGCGTTCCGGCGGGACCTTGCTGGTGCTCGCCATCCTGGTGCTGTGGCAAAGACAAAGCCTGCGCTTGCCGGCGGGTGCCTGGCGCTGGCAGCTATTGCTGGGGTTGCTGATCACTGCGCAGAGTCTGTGTCTGTATTCCGCTGTCGCACGGGTGCCGGTGGCGCTGGCCCTGCTGGTGGCGAACGTGTTCCCCATTCTGCTGGCATTGCTCACATGGGCGTTGGGTGGCCCGCGACCGAGCGCACGCACCGCGACGTTGATGGGTTTGATTCTGCTGGGCCTGGTGTTTGTGCTGGACGTCCCCGGGCGGCTCTCGACTGCGACAGACGTCAGTGCGCAATGGCTGACGGGCGTCGCGCTCGCGTTCTGCGCCGCCAGCGTGTTCGCCTGCGCGCTGTGGATCACCGACCACAAACTGTCTCAGGTACGTGGCTCGGTGCGCAGTCTGTTGACCATCTTCATCGTGTTCAGCAGCGTCAACCTCGCAGGGCTGACGGGCGTCCTCCCAGGCGGATTGAACCTGCCCGCCACCTCGACCGGATGGCTGGCGCTCGCCACCCTGGTGGTGCTGTACGGCACAGGTTTTATCGTCCTGTTCATTTCCGTGCCTCGCCTCGACATGCCGCGCAATGCGCCGGTCATGAACATCGAGCCATTGGCAACGCTGCTGATGGGCTGGATTGTGCTGGACCAAATGCTCAGCAACGGACAGATTCTCGGCGGGGTGATCGTGGTCACGGGCATCGTGTTGCTGACTTATCGTAAATCAGTGGTCAAGGCTGAGGTTAAAGCCAGTGCGTGA